One part of the Patescibacteria group bacterium genome encodes these proteins:
- the rpmB gene encoding 50S ribosomal protein L28, which translates to MAKKCDICGRSATRGASRSHSKIRTLKRQNINLQVKNIDGLKLKVCTSCLRTRAKKEREIAEKIAKNKEKISKAKLAKPKKVAPKKTRKAKNKK; encoded by the coding sequence ATGGCAAAAAAATGCGATATCTGCGGCCGCAGCGCAACTAGAGGCGCTAGCCGCTCCCACTCAAAAATCCGAACCCTTAAAAGGCAGAATATCAATCTGCAGGTTAAGAATATCGACGGTCTAAAACTAAAGGTCTGCACCAGCTGTTTGCGCACCCGAGCGAAAAAAGAGCGAGAGATCGCTGAAAAGATCGCTAAGAACAAAGAGAAGATCAGCAAAGCTAAACTTGCTAAGCCCAAGAAAGTTGCTCCAAAAAAGACCAGGAAAGCTAAAAACAAAAAATAA
- a CDS encoding site-2 protease family protein — protein sequence MIYVFQVIVLIFSAVIHEYMHGWMADRLGDPTAKNLGRLTLNPLKHLDWFGSFLLPLVMIISHMPFVFGWAKPVPYNPHNLRDRKWGEAKVAGAGALGNLIVAVFFALVFRLMPFYSLTFNGLIAAIIYINLVLAIFNLVPIPPLDGSKILAAFLSPKWEEKYLSLEKYGFIFVILFVMLGFNLIMPLVNFLFKLIAGYSF from the coding sequence ATGATTTACGTATTTCAAGTGATAGTTTTAATATTTTCTGCCGTTATCCATGAGTATATGCATGGCTGGATGGCCGACCGTTTAGGTGACCCGACAGCTAAGAATTTGGGACGCCTCACCCTTAATCCTTTGAAGCATTTGGATTGGTTCGGTTCTTTTCTGTTGCCTTTAGTCATGATTATTTCCCATATGCCCTTCGTTTTTGGTTGGGCCAAGCCGGTGCCTTATAATCCCCATAATTTAAGGGATAGGAAGTGGGGAGAGGCTAAGGTGGCCGGGGCCGGGGCTTTAGGCAACCTGATTGTGGCTGTTTTTTTTGCCTTGGTTTTTAGGCTGATGCCTTTTTATAGCTTGACTTTCAATGGCTTAATCGCGGCTATAATTTATATAAATTTGGTTTTAGCGATCTTTAATTTGGTGCCGATCCCGCCTCTTGACGGTTCAAAGATCTTAGCCGCCTTCCTTTCCCCTAAATGGGAAGAGAAGTATCTCAGCTTAGAGAAATATGGCTTTATTTTTGTGATTCTTTTCGTAATGTTAGGCTTTAACCTCATAATGCCTCTAGTCAATTTTCTGTTTAAGCTGATAGCCGGTTATAGTTTTTAG
- a CDS encoding four helix bundle protein, which translates to MAVALFSPLVLVRSKEAYALWFKALADFPKVYRYNLGGKIEGCFLELLEKIFTTTYLARDRKSDQLSLAIVKLDHLKFFLQLAWESKCLSNKSYADLSTRLDEIGRMLGGWKKGLEMKTPPR; encoded by the coding sequence ATGGCCGTAGCTCTGTTTTCGCCTCTGGTCCTAGTCCGAAGTAAAGAGGCTTATGCCTTATGGTTTAAGGCCTTGGCTGATTTTCCCAAGGTGTATCGTTATAATCTGGGCGGAAAGATTGAAGGGTGTTTTTTAGAACTTTTGGAAAAGATTTTCACCACTACCTATTTGGCCCGTGATAGGAAAAGCGACCAACTCTCGCTGGCTATCGTTAAGCTCGACCATTTAAAGTTCTTCCTGCAACTAGCCTGGGAAAGCAAATGCCTATCAAATAAAAGCTATGCTGATCTATCGACCCGACTGGACGAAATCGGGCGCATGCTCGGCGGCTGGAAAAAGGGCTTAGAAATGAAAACTCCCCCAAGATAG
- a CDS encoding reverse transcriptase/maturase family protein produces MKKFSKSYQEIISLENLLLAWKEFLAGKSRRRDVALFQGRLMDNIQKLREELAIKTYYHDPYQAFNISDPKPRNIHKATVRDRLLHHLLYRETYTYFDRRFIADSFSCRLEKGTHRAIYRFRADAHRASRNGRHTAWILKGDIRKFFASIDHEVLKGLLAKYIEDQDLLWLFGRVIDSFATSGRPGVGLPLGNLTSQLLVNVYLNEFDQFVKRTLRIKYYIRYADDFLILSSDREDLVGLLSKLVRFLESELKLSLHPKKVSLKTLTSGSDFLGWVEFGDHRVIRTVTKKRMIKKISASPHPVTLASYKGMLKHGDSYKLRQSLNLLD; encoded by the coding sequence ATGAAAAAATTTAGTAAAAGCTATCAAGAAATAATCAGCCTAGAAAACCTGCTGCTAGCCTGGAAAGAATTTTTAGCCGGCAAATCTCGGCGCCGGGATGTTGCCTTATTCCAGGGTCGCTTGATGGATAATATCCAGAAGTTGAGAGAAGAGCTGGCGATCAAGACCTATTACCATGACCCCTATCAAGCTTTCAATATTTCTGATCCTAAGCCGCGAAATATTCATAAGGCGACCGTCCGCGATCGGCTTTTGCACCATCTGCTTTACCGGGAAACTTATACCTATTTTGATCGTCGTTTCATTGCCGACTCTTTTTCTTGTCGTTTGGAAAAAGGGACTCATCGCGCTATCTATAGATTCCGAGCGGATGCCCACCGGGCTTCCCGTAATGGCCGGCACACGGCCTGGATCCTGAAAGGTGATATCCGGAAATTTTTTGCCAGTATCGATCATGAAGTGTTGAAGGGTCTGCTGGCAAAATATATTGAGGATCAGGACCTGCTTTGGCTTTTCGGCCGGGTAATAGATAGTTTTGCTACCTCAGGCCGGCCGGGCGTCGGCCTGCCTCTGGGGAATCTAACTTCGCAGCTCCTGGTCAATGTTTATCTGAACGAGTTCGATCAATTCGTGAAAAGGACTTTGAGGATTAAATATTATATCCGCTATGCCGATGATTTTTTGATTTTAAGTTCGGATCGGGAAGACCTAGTCGGGCTATTGTCGAAGCTTGTTCGTTTTTTAGAGAGTGAATTAAAATTATCCCTGCATCCCAAGAAAGTTTCCCTAAAAACTTTGACCAGCGGTTCCGATTTCTTGGGTTGGGTCGAGTTTGGCGACCATCGGGTCATCAGGACAGTCACAAAAAAGAGGATGATTAAGAAAATATCGGCTAGTCCCCATCCGGTCACCCTAGCTTCTTATAAAGGAATGCTGAAGCATGGCGATTCTTATAAGTTGAGACAGAGTTTGAATTTGCTTGACTAA